The Candidatus Saccharibacteria bacterium oral taxon 488 genome has a segment encoding these proteins:
- a CDS encoding NUDIX domain-containing protein: MTKLTNGHLVTQDSVGMTRHDYLYRISLKALIYNDAGQILVVKEINRTYWDLPGGGMDYDEDFESSLKRELYEEVGYKGNLRYQLFDASDEMYIERIDANQICFYCRVWPENFDFVPGEEGDEVMFIDPEELLLQESEVDAPARAYGAHMKWQELHSEIVR, encoded by the coding sequence ATGACAAAACTTACCAACGGGCATCTCGTTACACAAGATTCAGTCGGAATGACTCGCCACGATTACCTATACCGTATCTCGCTCAAAGCGCTAATTTATAACGACGCTGGGCAAATTTTGGTCGTTAAGGAAATCAATCGGACGTATTGGGATTTGCCGGGCGGAGGCATGGATTATGATGAGGATTTTGAATCATCGCTGAAACGCGAGTTGTACGAAGAAGTCGGCTATAAGGGCAATTTGCGTTATCAACTCTTTGACGCGTCGGACGAGATGTACATTGAGCGGATTGATGCCAATCAAATCTGTTTTTATTGCCGTGTCTGGCCGGAGAATTTTGACTTTGTGCCAGGTGAAGAGGGTGACGAAGTAATGTTTATCGACCCTGAGGAGTTGTTGCTCCAGGAAAGTGAGGTTGACGCACCAGCTCGAGCGTATGGGGCGCATATGAAATGGCAGGAGCTGCATAGCGAAATCGTGCGGTAA
- a CDS encoding AbrB/MazE/SpoVT family DNA-binding domain-containing protein, giving the protein MTITTIQKVIKIGSSRGVTLPARDLRALGIRDGDEVRLTVEQVKSIEQADKLLLSQEYDDFKKQYGETLKNLADR; this is encoded by the coding sequence ATGACAATCACTACAATTCAGAAGGTTATCAAGATTGGTTCGAGCCGCGGCGTGACGTTGCCGGCGCGGGATTTGCGGGCGCTAGGGATTCGCGATGGTGACGAGGTGCGATTAACGGTTGAGCAGGTAAAGTCAATCGAGCAGGCAGATAAGCTGCTACTCAGCCAGGAATACGATGATTTCAAAAAGCAGTACGGCGAAACGCTGAAAAACTTGGCAGACCGATGA
- a CDS encoding type II toxin-antitoxin system death-on-curing family toxin has translation MIRYLEIDEILELHFWIIEDFGGSHGVRDELGLKSLVAAPQTVVFGEEQYVSVHERAAVYLRNCIADHIFTDGNKRTAVTIAGIFLARNGWRMTAAAIELENFAVRVATDHLDIDAIADWLERHSRDVSMV, from the coding sequence ATGATTCGCTATCTGGAGATTGACGAAATTCTAGAGCTGCATTTTTGGATAATTGAGGATTTTGGTGGCTCGCATGGCGTACGCGATGAACTGGGGCTAAAGTCGCTGGTGGCTGCGCCGCAAACAGTTGTTTTTGGTGAGGAGCAATATGTGTCAGTTCACGAAAGGGCGGCGGTTTATTTGCGTAATTGTATAGCAGACCATATCTTTACCGATGGCAATAAGCGCACGGCGGTGACGATTGCTGGTATCTTTTTGGCGAGAAATGGCTGGAGAATGACCGCGGCGGCTATTGAACTAGAAAATTTTGCTGTCCGCGTCGCGACTGATCATCTCGATATTGATGCGATTGCTGATTGGCTGGAGCGTCATTCGCGGGACGTATCGATGGTTTGA
- a CDS encoding histidine phosphatase family protein has product MTTIYIARHGQNEDNVRGILNGHRDLPLTDLGRQQAWQLARHIKDRELIFDAVYASPLGRAFETAAIVAAALGLAEPIVHNDLIERDFGVMTGKPVADIEEICAPDIIKAENVTYFLHPDGAETFPELLARGQRMLDLVARQHPDQTVLLACHGDIGKMIYAAATSTPWRQVLTDFYFGNTDIIGPVEINVPLS; this is encoded by the coding sequence ATGACTACTATCTATATCGCTCGCCACGGCCAGAATGAAGACAATGTGCGCGGAATTTTGAACGGCCATCGCGACCTGCCGCTGACTGATTTGGGACGCCAGCAAGCGTGGCAATTGGCGCGGCACATTAAGGATAGGGAACTAATTTTTGACGCGGTGTATGCATCGCCGCTTGGTCGAGCTTTCGAGACGGCAGCGATTGTAGCGGCGGCGCTGGGTCTTGCCGAGCCGATAGTTCACAACGATTTAATCGAGCGTGATTTTGGCGTTATGACTGGTAAGCCGGTCGCTGATATTGAGGAAATTTGTGCGCCGGACATCATCAAAGCAGAAAACGTGACCTATTTTTTACATCCTGACGGCGCTGAGACTTTTCCTGAGTTATTGGCTCGCGGCCAGCGGATGCTTGATTTAGTGGCGCGTCAACACCCAGATCAAACGGTGTTGTTGGCTTGTCATGGCGATATTGGCAAAATGATATATGCTGCGGCAACCAGCACGCCATGGCGGCAGGTCTTAACCGATTTTTACTTTGGCAATACGGATATTATCGGTCCAGTCGAAATAAATGTGCCATTATCTTGA
- a CDS encoding SDR family NAD(P)-dependent oxidoreductase, whose protein sequence is MHIILGGTSGLGLEMARQLRESGKRVLVLGKTHNAQEHGEGSQLDVYYPEQVEAAPARIEQMLGGDDIEQFVWAAGYGWRGDFEDQPDARPMAEVNFAGPLPLVQWAWHRMAQQQIRSTLTVIGSTSSIKARGDEAVYVATKHAQAGLARSLALQADEQHLPIRVALFLPGAMKTPFWRGHQPDDYAFFNDPAKVAEHILTAVNTQYQTFLEWPLPKGTLV, encoded by the coding sequence ATGCATATTATTCTTGGTGGGACGAGTGGGCTTGGACTGGAGATGGCGCGGCAGCTCAGAGAAAGCGGTAAGCGCGTGCTGGTGCTGGGGAAGACGCATAACGCCCAGGAACACGGCGAGGGTTCCCAATTGGATGTGTATTATCCCGAGCAAGTGGAGGCAGCGCCGGCGCGGATTGAGCAGATGCTGGGTGGCGATGATATTGAACAATTTGTGTGGGCAGCGGGTTATGGCTGGCGTGGTGATTTCGAGGATCAGCCTGATGCGCGCCCCATGGCGGAAGTGAATTTTGCTGGTCCATTGCCACTGGTGCAGTGGGCGTGGCATAGGATGGCGCAGCAGCAGATACGCTCTACGCTGACGGTGATTGGCTCAACCAGCAGCATCAAAGCTCGCGGGGATGAAGCCGTGTATGTAGCGACCAAGCACGCCCAGGCGGGGCTGGCCCGTAGCTTGGCCCTGCAGGCGGACGAGCAGCATTTACCGATTCGTGTAGCGCTGTTCTTGCCCGGGGCGATGAAAACACCGTTTTGGCGGGGACATCAGCCGGATGATTATGCTTTCTTCAATGACCCAGCCAAGGTGGCTGAGCATATATTGACCGCCGTTAACACGCAGTACCAGACATTCCTCGAATGGCCACTACCAAAGGGCACGTTGGTCTAG
- the yvcK gene encoding uridine diphosphate-N-acetylglucosamine-binding protein YvcK: MTYELNREYFGVKIVVIGGGTGSFTLLSGLKKYTHSITALVNMVDDGGSTGMLRDELGVLPAGDVRQCLVALSSSPKVRDLFNYRFDEGSMKGHAFGNLFMAALEKMTGSFSQAVETASEVLGVNGRVFPITLDDTKLSLRLRDGTVVEGEHAIEVTNIPGDERPWLELSPPATINPHARQAILDADLVVVAPGLLYGSLAPALLVRGVTRALAETKAKKVYVCNLVTKPTQTDGFTVADFVDEIERFAGVSMDYVLYNNYRPPQELLDKYAHNGEYLVEWDEAELKKKHYYASGKHLIANGIRQHNKKADPLAALRSLIRHDSDKIARELMRIYFS; encoded by the coding sequence ATGACATACGAATTGAATAGAGAATATTTTGGAGTAAAAATTGTAGTAATCGGCGGCGGAACTGGTAGTTTCACGCTGCTGTCGGGTTTAAAAAAATATACCCATAGTATCACGGCGCTGGTTAACATGGTTGACGACGGTGGCTCGACAGGCATGCTGCGCGACGAGCTGGGCGTGTTGCCGGCGGGTGATGTGCGGCAATGCCTGGTGGCGCTGAGCAGTTCGCCAAAGGTACGCGACCTGTTCAATTACCGGTTCGACGAGGGTAGCATGAAGGGGCATGCATTTGGTAATTTGTTCATGGCAGCGCTGGAAAAGATGACGGGGAGTTTTTCGCAAGCGGTCGAGACAGCCAGCGAGGTGCTCGGTGTGAACGGACGGGTGTTTCCGATTACACTGGACGACACCAAGTTATCGCTGAGGCTGCGTGACGGTACGGTCGTTGAGGGCGAGCATGCTATTGAGGTGACGAATATTCCAGGTGATGAGCGGCCGTGGCTGGAACTCAGCCCACCAGCAACGATTAATCCGCATGCTCGGCAAGCGATTCTGGATGCTGACCTCGTGGTGGTAGCGCCGGGGTTATTGTACGGTAGTTTGGCGCCAGCGCTACTGGTGCGCGGCGTGACGCGGGCTTTGGCTGAGACCAAGGCCAAGAAGGTGTACGTCTGTAATCTGGTGACCAAGCCGACGCAGACTGATGGCTTTACAGTGGCGGACTTTGTCGATGAAATTGAGCGGTTTGCTGGGGTGAGCATGGATTATGTGCTGTATAACAATTATCGTCCGCCACAGGAACTGCTTGATAAATACGCGCACAATGGTGAATATTTGGTGGAATGGGACGAGGCGGAACTCAAGAAAAAGCATTACTACGCCTCGGGCAAGCACCTGATCGCTAATGGCATTCGTCAGCATAATAAAAAGGCCGATCCGCTGGCGGCGCTGCGTAGTCTGATCCGTCACGACAGCGATAAAATCGCGCGAGAACTAATGAGGATTTACTTTTCATGA
- a CDS encoding diaminopimelate decarboxylase — protein sequence MMNFPIDQLPEVLDTPSFVYSRRMLRERAQQALACQVPFGLTVRYATKANSHPEIIRLFDELGLQFDASSSYEVALLLEQGVSGPTISLSSQQPAHNLDELLRAGVRYVATSLRQLELFAASPYCPNTVGLRLNPGMGSGHNNRTMTGGVNSSFGLWHAYTEQAVELARRHDITIDRLHIHIGSGADPRLWGEAMDAALALVGRLPEVTILDIGGGFKVHRFGDEQEADLAAICEVFSRKLSQFAEETGRQLHLEIEPGTWLVAHTGVLVAEVVDIVDTGADGHTFLRLDTGMNDVTRPGMYGAQHEMMVLAGREEQREYIVVGHCCETGDILTPAPSNPENLASRQLARAEIGDKLVIFDAGAYCQSMSLKQYNAYPDAGTYFID from the coding sequence ATGATGAACTTTCCAATTGATCAACTGCCTGAGGTGCTTGATACGCCGAGTTTTGTGTACTCGCGGCGGATGCTACGGGAACGGGCTCAGCAGGCGCTGGCGTGCCAGGTGCCGTTCGGCTTGACGGTGCGTTACGCCACCAAGGCAAATTCGCACCCCGAAATTATACGGCTGTTTGATGAGCTGGGGCTGCAATTTGATGCCAGCTCAAGCTACGAGGTGGCGCTGCTGCTCGAGCAGGGGGTGAGCGGCCCAACGATCAGCCTCTCCAGCCAGCAGCCGGCGCATAACCTCGATGAGCTGCTCCGGGCTGGCGTGCGCTACGTGGCGACGTCGCTTCGTCAATTAGAGCTGTTTGCGGCCAGTCCATACTGCCCAAATACGGTGGGCCTGCGGCTCAATCCTGGCATGGGCTCGGGGCATAATAATCGGACGATGACCGGTGGGGTTAATTCTAGCTTTGGGCTGTGGCATGCCTATACCGAGCAGGCAGTGGAGCTAGCGAGGCGTCACGACATAACGATTGATCGGCTGCATATTCACATTGGCTCGGGTGCTGATCCGCGGTTGTGGGGCGAGGCGATGGACGCAGCGCTGGCGCTGGTTGGGCGACTGCCGGAGGTGACTATTCTGGATATTGGCGGTGGCTTTAAGGTGCATCGGTTTGGTGATGAGCAAGAGGCGGATCTGGCGGCAATTTGCGAGGTGTTTTCTCGGAAATTATCTCAGTTCGCTGAGGAAACCGGGCGGCAATTACACCTAGAAATTGAGCCGGGAACGTGGCTGGTGGCGCATACTGGCGTGCTAGTAGCAGAGGTGGTGGATATCGTGGATACTGGTGCGGATGGCCATACGTTTTTGCGCCTCGATACCGGCATGAATGACGTCACCCGGCCGGGGATGTATGGCGCGCAGCACGAGATGATGGTACTCGCGGGTCGCGAGGAGCAGCGAGAGTACATCGTGGTGGGGCATTGCTGTGAGACGGGCGATATCCTGACACCAGCGCCCAGCAACCCAGAGAATCTCGCATCGCGGCAGCTGGCTCGGGCGGAGATCGGCGATAAGCTAGTGATCTTTGACGCCGGGGCGTATTGCCAGAGTATGTCGCTGAAACAGTATAATGCGTATCCTGACGCCGGCACGTATTTTATTGACTAA
- a CDS encoding ribonuclease HI, producing the protein MTIYYTDGSASPNPGPGGFAVIRDLQPWILGSEDGETTNIRMEGKALIAALQDADDAPCVIYTDSEFWINVVTKWASGWQQRGWTKKGGEIKNLDIVRELYELYSNSQAELRWVRGHEGNEGNELADEWANRARLGERI; encoded by the coding sequence ATGACAATCTACTACACTGACGGTTCGGCTAGCCCCAATCCTGGCCCGGGTGGCTTTGCGGTGATTCGTGATCTTCAGCCGTGGATTTTGGGTTCAGAGGACGGCGAGACGACTAACATCCGTATGGAGGGCAAGGCGCTGATTGCGGCGCTTCAGGATGCGGACGACGCGCCATGTGTGATTTATACTGATAGTGAATTTTGGATCAATGTGGTGACCAAGTGGGCATCAGGCTGGCAGCAGCGCGGCTGGACAAAGAAGGGCGGTGAGATCAAGAATCTGGATATCGTGCGTGAACTGTATGAGTTATACTCAAATTCCCAGGCGGAGCTCCGCTGGGTGCGCGGCCACGAGGGCAACGAGGGAAATGAGCTGGCAGATGAGTGGGCTAATCGTGCGCGGCTAGGCGAGCGGATCTAA
- a CDS encoding DUF4868 domain-containing protein — protein MEEVRETTDIFLWANQADAKKNDLQIELFLFNKNYTPYVMPLKGDVEQQLRPLFLFDYINQVNLGAGTGLGVRDYELSEAEDNVLLRTDLGKVGRAETLIHLIENERGDIVEFSETEHEFKRMKGVLARFTDPNDPEKVFYTVKLIQQGQTLKSALAWEFSDGKFGAFKAEVGFKVPDDNQVLIIGQDIFAFNSSKFERMFGYEYKKQVIADKKVAEIEKAYKLSFPEGLDLNALVKERKKTINKLQKLEIGEVKQEQVLDYADEMQLELMSDDNGAIIIMDGNDLDMFVNLINEDYIESKITGKRYEIKSKKLLGEPEGEPPRG, from the coding sequence ATGGAAGAAGTGAGGGAAACGACTGATATTTTTTTGTGGGCGAATCAAGCTGATGCAAAAAAGAATGATCTACAGATTGAGCTGTTCTTATTTAATAAAAATTACACGCCGTATGTTATGCCCCTTAAGGGCGACGTTGAGCAGCAGCTGCGACCGCTATTTTTGTTTGACTATATCAATCAAGTTAATTTGGGGGCGGGTACTGGCCTTGGCGTGCGCGATTATGAGCTGAGCGAAGCGGAAGACAACGTGCTGCTGCGGACGGATCTCGGCAAGGTTGGCCGGGCGGAAACCTTGATTCATTTGATTGAGAATGAGCGTGGCGATATCGTAGAGTTTTCGGAAACTGAGCATGAGTTTAAGCGAATGAAGGGCGTACTGGCGCGGTTTACTGATCCGAATGATCCAGAAAAAGTCTTTTACACGGTGAAGCTAATCCAGCAGGGACAGACGCTGAAAAGCGCGCTGGCGTGGGAGTTTTCTGACGGCAAGTTTGGCGCATTTAAGGCGGAGGTTGGGTTTAAGGTGCCAGATGATAACCAGGTGCTGATCATCGGTCAGGACATTTTCGCCTTTAATTCTTCGAAGTTCGAGCGGATGTTTGGCTACGAGTACAAGAAGCAGGTGATTGCCGATAAGAAAGTGGCGGAGATTGAAAAAGCGTATAAGCTGAGTTTTCCTGAAGGGTTGGATTTGAACGCGCTGGTCAAGGAGCGCAAAAAGACCATCAATAAACTACAGAAATTAGAGATCGGCGAGGTCAAACAAGAGCAGGTGCTGGACTATGCTGATGAGATGCAGTTGGAGCTGATGAGTGATGATAACGGCGCGATTATCATTATGGATGGCAATGATCTAGATATGTTCGTGAACCTGATCAACGAGGATTACATTGAGAGTAAAATTACCGGCAAACGCTACGAAATTAAGTCGAAAAAACTGTTGGGCGAGCCTGAGGGCGAACCGCCACGAGGTTAA
- a CDS encoding AAA family ATPase — MDQELALAILMSGRSALLTGAAGTGKTHLLNTFIAQARAQGKKVSVTATTGLAATHLGGNTIHSWSGIGVSDHLANNFFDRLSKTRCEVISKTDVLVIDEISMLHDFRLDMVDRVLRGVRENDQPFGGIQLVMSGDFFQLPPINRPGEQGGGFVVYSEAWQELQPAVLYLERQYRQNDEQLLEILTALRHDDIRRHHAETLLARTEVELPDGDITELHTVNVDVDAINSQKLAELAGEKRTYQQTTTGSKVYVESLQRSVLAPSELVLKPGALVMAVKNSPQKLYANGSIGTVVDFEPLTDYPIVEFRDGRQVTMVPDVWELRDGERKRASISQVPLRLAWAITVHKSQGMTLDAARIDLRKAFVEGMGYVALSRVRDLDNLYLYGINRKALEISPDALAIDEVLQRASDEAAKHYRPMLEEMKRKQSTSKKSGNSGNWQQKIAKMRETHPKAYMPWEKADDDILKQEFLQGATIQQLSQKLGRHKGSIKMRLQKHFGEDVVQ, encoded by the coding sequence ATGGATCAAGAATTAGCGCTGGCGATTTTGATGAGCGGTCGGTCGGCGCTGCTGACGGGTGCGGCTGGCACCGGCAAAACGCACCTGTTGAATACTTTTATTGCACAGGCGCGTGCTCAGGGTAAAAAGGTGTCGGTAACAGCGACGACGGGCTTGGCGGCGACGCATTTGGGTGGCAATACCATTCATAGTTGGAGCGGTATTGGCGTTAGCGATCATCTGGCGAACAACTTTTTTGATCGGCTGTCAAAAACGCGGTGTGAGGTGATTTCTAAGACTGATGTGCTGGTGATTGACGAAATTTCCATGCTGCATGATTTTCGGCTGGACATGGTCGATCGGGTGCTGCGTGGTGTCCGGGAAAATGACCAGCCGTTTGGCGGTATTCAGCTAGTGATGAGCGGTGATTTTTTCCAATTGCCGCCAATCAACCGTCCGGGCGAGCAGGGCGGAGGCTTCGTGGTGTATTCGGAGGCGTGGCAGGAGCTGCAGCCGGCGGTGTTGTATTTGGAGCGGCAATATCGGCAAAATGACGAGCAGCTCCTCGAGATTTTGACGGCGCTGAGACATGACGATATCAGGCGGCATCATGCCGAGACGTTGCTGGCGCGGACTGAAGTCGAGTTGCCTGACGGCGATATCACCGAGCTGCATACTGTCAATGTTGATGTCGATGCTATCAACAGCCAGAAGCTGGCGGAGTTGGCGGGCGAGAAGCGAACGTATCAGCAGACAACAACGGGTTCAAAGGTGTATGTCGAGAGTCTGCAGCGGTCGGTGCTGGCGCCGAGTGAACTGGTGTTGAAACCGGGTGCGTTGGTGATGGCGGTGAAAAATTCGCCGCAGAAATTGTACGCCAATGGTAGTATCGGTACGGTGGTGGATTTTGAGCCGCTGACGGACTATCCAATTGTGGAGTTTCGTGACGGTCGGCAGGTGACGATGGTGCCGGATGTGTGGGAATTGCGCGACGGCGAACGCAAGCGGGCCAGTATCTCGCAGGTGCCACTGCGCCTGGCGTGGGCTATCACCGTGCATAAAAGCCAGGGCATGACGCTGGATGCGGCTCGGATTGACCTGAGAAAGGCGTTTGTTGAGGGTATGGGTTATGTAGCGCTCAGTCGGGTACGAGATTTGGATAACTTGTATCTATACGGCATTAATCGCAAGGCGCTGGAAATTTCGCCGGATGCGTTGGCAATTGATGAGGTATTGCAGCGGGCAAGTGATGAAGCAGCCAAGCACTATCGTCCAATGCTGGAGGAAATGAAGCGGAAACAGTCAACGTCGAAAAAATCCGGCAACTCCGGCAACTGGCAGCAAAAAATTGCCAAAATGCGTGAGACACATCCGAAAGCGTATATGCCGTGGGAAAAAGCCGACGATGACATTCTCAAGCAGGAGTTTCTACAGGGCGCAACCATCCAGCAGCTTAGTCAGAAGCTCGGTCGCCACAAAGGCTCGATTAAGATGCGGCTGCAGAAGCATTTTGGAGAGGATGTGGTGCAGTGA
- a CDS encoding family 1 glycosylhydrolase, with amino-acid sequence MTTKQSERIVFPKKFLWGAATSAHQVEGGLVNQWTTWELEHAKRLSVQAPHQFGDIDSWPRIKKEAIRPDNYVSGRGVDHYHRYEEDFAILKSLNMNAFRFCIEWARIEPQEGAWDAAAIAHYRTYLRTLKKMGITPVVTLFHFTLPEWFAAKGGFEKRRNIKYFVYYVEKVLSELGRDIEWIVTINEPTVYAGESYLEGHWSPNKTRKRDMLRVLYNLVTAHKKVYKLTRARKKWKVSMAHHLIYCYPGDDAILSRASARVANYLLNTWVLRRVRRYSDFLAINYYFARRIYGYRVHDPYLKVSDLGWDMQPDKLQYLLEDVAERYRLPIMITENGLADGADSQRQWWLTETIKAMHEALKRDIKLIGYLHWSLLDNFEWDKGYWPKFGLVAVDRQTMARTVRPSARWFGAVIKKLRK; translated from the coding sequence ATGACAACGAAGCAATCTGAACGCATCGTGTTTCCGAAGAAGTTTTTATGGGGTGCAGCGACGTCGGCACATCAGGTCGAGGGTGGCCTGGTGAATCAGTGGACGACGTGGGAGCTTGAGCATGCCAAGCGGCTGTCCGTGCAGGCGCCGCATCAATTTGGTGATATTGACAGCTGGCCGCGCATCAAAAAAGAGGCGATCAGGCCTGACAACTACGTATCGGGGCGGGGCGTCGATCATTACCATCGCTATGAGGAAGATTTCGCGATTCTCAAGAGCCTCAACATGAATGCCTTTCGATTCTGTATTGAATGGGCACGAATTGAGCCGCAAGAGGGCGCGTGGGATGCGGCGGCGATCGCCCACTATCGGACGTATCTGCGGACGCTAAAAAAGATGGGTATAACACCGGTGGTGACGCTGTTTCATTTTACACTACCAGAGTGGTTTGCGGCCAAGGGCGGCTTCGAAAAGCGGCGTAACATCAAATATTTCGTGTATTACGTTGAGAAAGTTTTGAGCGAGTTGGGGCGCGACATTGAGTGGATCGTGACGATTAACGAGCCGACTGTCTATGCTGGCGAGAGTTATCTCGAGGGGCATTGGTCGCCGAATAAAACTCGCAAGCGTGATATGCTGCGTGTGCTCTATAACCTCGTTACGGCGCACAAGAAAGTTTACAAATTGACGCGTGCTCGCAAAAAGTGGAAGGTGTCGATGGCACATCATCTGATCTATTGCTATCCTGGCGATGACGCGATTCTTAGTCGTGCTAGTGCGCGGGTGGCAAATTATCTCCTGAATACGTGGGTGCTACGTCGAGTGCGGCGGTATAGTGATTTCTTGGCGATCAATTATTACTTTGCCCGGCGGATTTATGGCTATCGAGTGCATGACCCGTATCTGAAGGTCAGCGATCTCGGCTGGGATATGCAGCCGGATAAATTGCAGTATCTACTGGAGGACGTGGCCGAACGCTATCGGTTGCCGATTATGATTACCGAGAATGGACTGGCGGATGGCGCTGATAGTCAGCGGCAGTGGTGGCTGACCGAGACGATCAAGGCCATGCATGAGGCGCTAAAGCGTGATATTAAGCTAATCGGTTATTTACACTGGAGTCTGCTTGACAATTTTGAATGGGACAAGGGTTATTGGCCAAAGTTTGGCCTGGTGGCAGTTGATCGGCAAACCATGGCCCGGACGGTACGGCCAAGCGCGCGCTGGTTCGGGGCGGTGATCAAGAAGCTGCGGAAGTAG
- the rsmH gene encoding 16S rRNA (cytosine(1402)-N(4))-methyltransferase RsmH: MSIKEHPPQSEALQTSEPIHVPVLLEVTLDRLRPARGERYLDLTAGYGGHVREFLRRTDNYLGAVLVDRDDKAISTLGDLAEKGATLIHKDFVSAAQDLVKQGRTFDVILADLGVSSPQLDRAERGFSFRFDGPLDMRMDNRTETTAADIVNSYSVEDLTQLITRYGEESPGRARRIAQAIVKARPIRGTTELADLIKQTVGRGGMKHHPATRTFQALRIEVNHELRLIEELLPLLPRLLTRGGRVGIISFHSLEDRLVKRYFWEQAAAGYEAELIIPEKKPVSGTEDVHNPRSRSAQFRYAVKT, encoded by the coding sequence ATGAGTATTAAAGAACATCCACCACAGTCGGAAGCGCTTCAGACGAGCGAACCGATTCATGTTCCCGTACTCCTTGAGGTGACCTTGGATAGGTTGCGGCCAGCCAGAGGCGAGAGGTATCTCGACCTAACGGCTGGCTACGGCGGCCACGTCAGGGAATTCTTAAGAAGGACGGATAATTACTTGGGCGCAGTGCTGGTTGACCGCGATGATAAAGCGATTAGCACGCTGGGCGATTTGGCCGAAAAAGGCGCGACGCTGATTCACAAGGATTTTGTGAGCGCAGCGCAGGATTTGGTCAAGCAGGGACGTACATTTGACGTGATTTTGGCTGATTTGGGGGTGTCGTCACCGCAGCTTGACAGAGCAGAGAGAGGTTTTTCGTTTCGGTTTGACGGGCCGCTGGATATGCGGATGGATAATCGGACAGAAACGACGGCAGCGGATATCGTCAATTCATATTCGGTTGAGGATTTAACGCAGCTGATAACTCGTTACGGCGAGGAAAGTCCCGGGCGGGCCAGGCGGATTGCGCAGGCAATCGTCAAAGCACGGCCGATTCGGGGAACGACCGAGCTGGCTGATCTGATCAAGCAAACTGTCGGTCGCGGCGGGATGAAACATCATCCGGCGACTCGCACTTTTCAGGCACTACGCATTGAAGTCAATCACGAACTTCGGCTGATTGAGGAATTATTGCCGCTGCTGCCACGCCTTCTTACCAGGGGCGGGCGAGTCGGAATAATTAGCTTTCATAGTCTGGAGGATCGATTGGTCAAGCGATATTTCTGGGAACAAGCGGCTGCTGGCTACGAGGCCGAGCTGATCATCCCAGAGAAAAAACCGGTGTCTGGAACAGAAGATGTTCACAATCCGCGCAGCCGGAGCGCTCAGTTTCGCTACGCCGTGAAAACATAA